A part of Acidimicrobiales bacterium genomic DNA contains:
- a CDS encoding FAD-binding protein — protein sequence MPTWTNWARTQVAAPQRLDRPASEDELVALVRAAAAVGQRVKVVGSGHSFTDIAVTDGRLVRLDAYDRVLRTDPARGTVTVQAGIPLWRLNEELDARGLALPNLGDVAYQTVAGAIATGTHGTGSRLGGLATFVTALRLVTGDGSTIDCSADEEGEVFHAARVGLGALGAVSTVTLQCVPAFRLHAVERPERLDRVLADLDADVDGNDHVELYWVPHTRWALTKRNNRTDAPPSPRSAWREWRDDVLYQNLLFGAACRAGRIRPSWIPSLVRRVPSTRTDLVDASHRVFTSPRLVRFVEMEYAIPRAAAAEALRRVVDLVETTGLLLSFPVEVRFTAADDIPLSMAHGRDTCFIAVHVDRGTPYQQYFEGVEQIMDGYGGRPHWGKVHFQTAATLAPRYPEWEAFQAVRRRLDPAGVFANRHLDRVLGPVDQRG from the coding sequence GTGCCCACATGGACCAACTGGGCCCGGACGCAGGTGGCCGCGCCCCAGCGGCTCGATCGGCCGGCGAGCGAGGACGAGCTGGTGGCGCTGGTCCGTGCGGCTGCGGCCGTGGGCCAGCGGGTGAAGGTGGTGGGCTCGGGGCACTCGTTCACCGACATCGCCGTGACCGACGGGCGGCTCGTGCGACTCGACGCCTACGACCGGGTGCTGCGCACCGACCCGGCCCGCGGCACGGTGACGGTGCAGGCGGGCATCCCGCTGTGGCGCCTCAACGAGGAGCTCGACGCCCGGGGCCTGGCCCTGCCCAACCTGGGCGACGTGGCCTACCAGACCGTCGCCGGCGCCATCGCCACCGGCACCCATGGCACGGGGTCCCGGCTCGGGGGCCTGGCCACCTTCGTCACCGCCCTGCGCCTGGTGACCGGGGACGGGTCGACGATCGACTGCTCGGCCGACGAGGAGGGCGAGGTGTTCCACGCCGCCCGGGTCGGCCTCGGTGCGCTCGGCGCCGTGTCGACCGTGACGCTGCAGTGCGTGCCCGCGTTCCGCCTGCACGCGGTGGAGCGGCCCGAGCGGCTCGACCGCGTGCTCGCCGACCTCGACGCGGACGTCGACGGCAACGACCACGTCGAGCTCTACTGGGTTCCGCACACCCGCTGGGCCCTCACCAAGCGCAACAACCGCACCGACGCGCCCCCCTCGCCCCGCTCGGCGTGGCGCGAGTGGCGTGACGACGTGCTGTACCAGAACCTGCTGTTCGGGGCCGCGTGCCGGGCCGGCAGGATCCGCCCGTCGTGGATCCCGAGCCTCGTGCGGCGGGTGCCGTCGACCCGCACCGACCTCGTCGACGCCAGCCACCGGGTGTTCACCAGCCCGCGTCTCGTGCGGTTCGTCGAGATGGAGTACGCCATCCCCCGCGCGGCCGCAGCCGAGGCCCTGCGGCGCGTGGTCGACCTGGTCGAGACCACCGGGCTGTTGCTCAGCTTCCCCGTGGAGGTGCGCTTCACAGCCGCCGACGACATCCCGCTGTCGATGGCCCACGGCCGCGACACCTGCTTCATCGCGGTGCACGTCGACCGGGGCACGCCCTACCAGCAGTACTTCGAGGGCGTGGAGCAGATCATGGACGGCTATGGCGGCCGGCCCCACTGGGGCAAGGTGCACTTCCAGACGGCGGCCACCCTCGCGCCCAGGTACCCCGAGTGGGAGGCCTTCCAGGCCGTGCGGCGCCGCCTCGACCCGGCCGGGGTGTTCGCCAACCGCCACCTCGACCGGGTGCTCGGCCCCGTCGACCAGCGGGGCTAG
- a CDS encoding electron transfer flavoprotein subunit alpha/FixB family protein, whose protein sequence is MSVSTIWVYAESADGAPTSSTLELLTKARSLGGTVEAFTTAADAAAIAPALGAHGATKVYAAGPLGDVLPGAPAAAAIAALVEAGNGPDLLLFATSYEGRDTMARLSAALDRPVLTNNVEVALDGDSVAVTTPIFGGNTLVTTRFTGPGPYLASFRPKSFAAEESGGGAPEVVTVAVPDTGAAGATTVLARHVEERSGPKLDEAAVVVSGGRGLGEAGKFDLVEQLATLLKGAPGASRAIVDAGWVPYAYQVGQTGKVVKPNVYIAAGISGATQHMVGMKGSKNIIAINKDAEAPIFSVADLGIVGDVHKVLPKLIEALQAKG, encoded by the coding sequence ATGTCCGTGTCCACCATCTGGGTCTACGCCGAGTCGGCCGACGGGGCGCCGACCTCGTCCACCCTCGAGCTGCTCACCAAGGCGCGCAGCCTGGGCGGCACCGTGGAGGCCTTCACCACCGCGGCCGACGCCGCCGCCATCGCGCCGGCGCTCGGCGCCCACGGCGCCACCAAGGTGTACGCCGCCGGTCCCCTCGGCGACGTCCTGCCGGGCGCCCCGGCAGCGGCCGCCATCGCCGCGCTGGTCGAGGCCGGCAACGGCCCCGACCTGCTGCTGTTCGCCACCTCCTACGAGGGCCGTGACACCATGGCCCGACTCTCGGCGGCGCTCGACCGCCCGGTGCTGACCAACAACGTCGAGGTGGCCCTCGACGGCGACTCGGTGGCCGTCACCACGCCCATCTTCGGCGGCAACACCCTCGTCACCACCCGGTTCACCGGCCCCGGGCCCTACCTGGCGTCGTTCCGGCCCAAGTCGTTCGCGGCCGAGGAGTCCGGGGGCGGGGCACCCGAGGTGGTGACGGTGGCCGTGCCCGACACCGGCGCGGCCGGCGCGACCACGGTGCTCGCCCGTCACGTCGAGGAGCGCAGCGGCCCCAAGCTCGACGAGGCCGCCGTGGTCGTGTCGGGCGGCCGAGGCCTCGGCGAGGCCGGCAAGTTCGACCTGGTGGAGCAGCTGGCCACGCTGCTCAAGGGCGCGCCCGGCGCGTCGCGGGCCATCGTCGATGCCGGCTGGGTGCCCTACGCCTACCAGGTGGGCCAGACCGGCAAGGTCGTGAAGCCCAACGTGTACATCGCCGCCGGGATCTCCGGCGCCACCCAGCACATGGTGGGGATGAAGGGCTCGAAGAACATCATCGCCATCAACAAGGACGCCGAGGCACCCATCTTCTCGGTGGCCGACCTCGGCATCGTGGGCGACGTGCACAAGGTGCTGCCCAAGCTGATCGAGGCGCTGCAGGCCAAGGGCTGA
- a CDS encoding electron transfer flavoprotein subunit beta/FixA family protein, translated as MNVVVCVKQIPDPAVPGELDPATSTLKREGKLILDESDSYGVEMALQLVDAAGGGEVALVSMAPNSETSGLRTALAMGAARAVLVSDPVLAGSDALGTAKVLAKAVERAGLPDLVLAATESSDGYTGTTPEQLAALLGLPSITFAKKVEVADGKVRVERQTEAGYDEVECALPALVTVTAGVVEPRYPSFKGIMAAKSKPVDEVAVADLGLDAASVGQAGARQEIVSVAAAEARQAGEIIEDDGEAYLKVVAFLEQLKVI; from the coding sequence ATGAACGTGGTCGTATGCGTGAAGCAGATCCCTGATCCGGCCGTCCCGGGCGAACTGGATCCCGCGACCAGCACGCTGAAGCGTGAAGGCAAGCTCATCCTCGACGAGTCCGACTCGTACGGCGTCGAGATGGCTCTGCAGCTGGTCGATGCCGCTGGGGGCGGTGAGGTGGCGCTGGTGTCGATGGCGCCGAACAGCGAGACGTCGGGTCTGCGCACGGCGCTGGCCATGGGCGCAGCCCGTGCCGTGCTCGTGAGCGACCCTGTCCTCGCCGGCTCGGACGCCCTCGGGACCGCCAAGGTGCTGGCCAAGGCGGTGGAGCGGGCGGGCCTGCCCGACCTCGTGCTGGCGGCCACCGAGTCGAGCGACGGCTACACCGGCACCACGCCGGAGCAGCTGGCCGCCCTGCTCGGCCTGCCCTCGATCACCTTCGCCAAGAAGGTCGAGGTGGCCGACGGCAAGGTGCGGGTGGAGCGCCAGACCGAGGCCGGCTACGACGAGGTCGAGTGCGCGCTGCCGGCACTCGTCACCGTGACGGCCGGCGTGGTCGAGCCCCGCTACCCCTCCTTCAAGGGGATCATGGCGGCCAAGTCGAAGCCCGTCGACGAGGTGGCCGTGGCCGACCTCGGCCTCGACGCCGCGAGCGTGGGCCAGGCCGGCGCCCGCCAGGAGATCGTGTCCGTCGCCGCCGCCGAGGCCCGGCAGGCCGGCGAGATCATCGAGGACGACGGCGAGGCCTACCTCAAGGTCGTCGCCTTCCTCGAGCAGCTCAAGGTCATCTGA
- a CDS encoding NAD(+)/NADH kinase, with product MALLSTGRDRGQPGAAPLSRPTPMKLLLLVNSSASSVTARTRVVIQKALAADHDVTLAETSRRGHATRLARGAAGRGADAVVTLGGDGTLNEAANGLAGTSCALAPLPGGSTNVFARTLGYPNDPIEATGVLLDALARRSIRRVGLGSVNGRYFCFNVGIGYDAAVVEQVERLDTFKRWAGHPLFVWSAITTWLRHYDHRRPRFAVHLDDGRIVDDAVFALCLNSNPYTYLGNRPLQLAPDATLDRPLAMVVFRTLAVVPLLGLVTSALASGEHLRRSRHVVYAPDQRRVVIDGYGPFPYQVDGDFLGDTERVELHHEPDALSLVVPPR from the coding sequence GTGGCATTGTTGTCCACCGGGCGCGACCGCGGCCAACCCGGCGCCGCGCCGCTCTCCCGGCCCACCCCGATGAAGCTCCTGCTGCTGGTCAACTCCTCGGCCTCGTCGGTCACCGCCCGCACGCGGGTGGTGATCCAGAAGGCGCTGGCCGCCGACCACGACGTGACCCTCGCCGAGACGTCGCGGCGCGGCCACGCGACCCGCCTGGCACGGGGCGCGGCCGGCCGGGGGGCCGACGCGGTCGTCACCCTGGGCGGCGACGGCACGCTCAACGAGGCCGCCAACGGCCTGGCCGGGACGAGCTGTGCGCTGGCGCCGCTGCCGGGCGGCTCCACCAACGTGTTCGCCCGCACGCTCGGCTACCCGAACGACCCGATCGAGGCCACCGGCGTGCTGCTCGACGCCCTGGCCCGCCGGTCGATCCGGCGCGTCGGCCTGGGGTCGGTGAACGGCCGCTACTTCTGCTTCAACGTGGGCATCGGCTACGACGCCGCCGTCGTCGAGCAGGTCGAGCGGCTCGACACGTTCAAGCGCTGGGCGGGTCACCCGCTGTTCGTCTGGTCGGCCATCACCACCTGGCTCCGCCACTACGACCATCGCCGGCCGCGCTTCGCGGTGCACCTCGACGACGGCCGGATCGTCGACGACGCCGTCTTCGCGCTGTGCCTGAACTCCAACCCGTACACCTACCTCGGCAACCGACCCCTGCAGCTGGCGCCCGACGCCACCCTGGACCGGCCGCTGGCGATGGTGGTGTTCCGCACCCTCGCCGTGGTCCCGCTCCTCGGCCTCGTGACCTCGGCGCTGGCCTCGGGCGAGCACCTCCGCCGCAGCCGCCACGTCGTCTACGCGCCCGACCAGCGGCGCGTGGTGATCGACGGCTACGGCCCCTTCCCGTACCAGGTCGACGGCGACTTCCTGGGGGACACCGAACGGGTCGAGCTGCACCACGAGCCCGACGCGCTGTCGCTGGTCGTCCCGCCCCGCTGA
- a CDS encoding glycerophosphodiester phosphodiesterase: MTTVIAHRGASRAAPENTLEAFRLARRQGADMVELDVRRTADGVLVVHHDAWLADGIPIVAVAAADLPPRVPGLADALAACEGMGVNIEIKNLPGEPDFDDGDAVALAVAAAVTDLGLADRILVSSFNLRTVDTVHVSAPELATAWLLVSVPDVAETVERTARHGHRALHPHDALVDAALVDACHRAGLAVNVWTVDDPERIRALAAMGVDGICTNVPDVALAALGRT, from the coding sequence ATGACCACCGTCATCGCCCACCGGGGTGCCTCGCGGGCGGCGCCGGAGAACACCCTGGAGGCCTTCCGCCTGGCCCGCCGCCAGGGCGCGGACATGGTGGAGCTCGACGTCCGGCGGACCGCCGACGGGGTGCTGGTGGTGCACCACGACGCGTGGCTCGCCGACGGCATCCCGATCGTGGCCGTGGCCGCGGCCGACCTGCCGCCCCGCGTCCCCGGTCTGGCCGACGCCCTGGCCGCCTGCGAGGGGATGGGGGTGAACATCGAGATCAAGAACCTGCCGGGCGAACCGGACTTCGACGACGGCGACGCCGTCGCCCTCGCCGTGGCCGCCGCCGTCACCGACCTCGGCCTGGCCGACCGGATCCTGGTGTCGTCGTTCAACCTCCGCACCGTCGACACCGTCCACGTGTCCGCGCCCGAGCTGGCCACCGCCTGGCTGCTGGTGAGCGTCCCCGACGTGGCCGAGACCGTCGAGCGCACGGCGCGCCACGGCCACCGGGCCCTCCACCCCCACGACGCGCTGGTCGACGCCGCCCTGGTCGATGCCTGCCACCGCGCCGGGCTCGCGGTGAACGTCTGGACCGTGGACGACCCCGAGCGGATCCGCGCCCTGGCGGCGATGGGCGTCGACGGGATCTGCACCAACGTGCCCGACGTCGCCCTCGCCGCCCTCGGCCGCACCTAG
- a CDS encoding WhiB family transcriptional regulator — MQPTDWRESAACRDTDPDLFFPVGTTGPALEQIAAAKAVCGECDAQSSCLEFALATNQDSGIWGGTSEEERRKLRKAWLARQRRAS; from the coding sequence ATGCAGCCGACCGACTGGCGGGAGAGCGCCGCTTGTCGCGACACGGATCCCGACCTGTTCTTCCCGGTCGGCACCACCGGGCCGGCACTGGAGCAGATCGCTGCGGCCAAGGCCGTGTGCGGCGAGTGCGACGCCCAGTCGTCGTGCCTCGAGTTCGCGCTGGCCACGAACCAGGACTCCGGCATCTGGGGTGGCACCTCCGAGGAGGAGCGCCGCAAGCTTCGCAAGGCGTGGCTGGCCCGCCAGCGCCGCGCCTCCTAG
- a CDS encoding sensor histidine kinase produces the protein MASLAELCRLHTTLSRDEVGHLQRLVASWGLVADLCFSDLLLFAPMASRPGGLVVLGQIRPTTSQTLYRADRVGQVLPAAARPLVAEAWRDARIVDGVLRPATEEEPVEETAIPVCRRGKVLGVVTRDVGRHEVRQPGELERAYLGVFARLADMIAAGEFPFADDVGPSEQAPRVGDGVFLLDAAGRVAYASPNAMSALHRMGVHANAAGQLLGELGVDDGAVRRAFVLAAPVTEELEAGPEVTMLARCIPLLRNGQVTGGVVLVRDISEVRRRDRMLVSKDATIREIHHRVKNNLQTISSLLRLQVRRLASAEARAAVEESVRRIRAIALVHETLAHEAGDDVAFLEIVRPLARMVEEGLASPERPVRIRVEGDGGKLPAAVATPLAVVITELLQNTVEHAYPDDGDGSGAPAGRVVVELANDGARVTVRVVDDGAGLPPGFTLDRGAGLGLTIVRTLVDSELGGEIELRPGRPTGTVAEVRVPLGVVLPGAVP, from the coding sequence GTGGCATCGCTCGCCGAGCTCTGCCGGCTGCACACCACGCTGAGCCGCGACGAGGTCGGTCACCTCCAGCGGCTGGTCGCCTCGTGGGGGCTCGTGGCCGACCTGTGCTTCTCCGATCTCCTCCTGTTCGCGCCCATGGCGAGCCGCCCCGGCGGGTTGGTCGTCCTGGGGCAGATCCGGCCGACGACCAGCCAGACGCTCTACCGGGCCGACCGGGTGGGCCAGGTGCTCCCGGCCGCGGCCCGGCCCCTGGTCGCCGAGGCCTGGCGCGACGCCCGGATCGTCGACGGCGTGCTGCGGCCGGCCACCGAGGAGGAGCCGGTCGAGGAGACGGCGATCCCGGTGTGCCGGCGGGGCAAGGTGCTCGGCGTGGTCACGCGCGACGTCGGCCGCCACGAGGTCCGTCAGCCGGGCGAGCTCGAGCGGGCCTACCTGGGTGTGTTCGCCCGCCTGGCCGACATGATCGCCGCCGGCGAGTTCCCCTTCGCCGACGACGTCGGTCCCAGCGAGCAGGCGCCCCGTGTGGGCGACGGGGTGTTCCTGCTCGACGCCGCCGGGCGGGTGGCGTACGCCTCGCCCAACGCGATGTCGGCCCTCCACCGCATGGGCGTGCACGCCAACGCCGCGGGCCAGCTGCTCGGCGAGCTCGGCGTCGACGACGGCGCCGTGCGGCGGGCGTTCGTGCTGGCCGCGCCGGTGACGGAGGAGCTGGAGGCCGGCCCCGAGGTCACGATGCTGGCGCGCTGCATCCCGCTGCTCCGCAACGGCCAGGTCACGGGCGGCGTCGTGCTCGTGCGGGACATCTCGGAGGTGCGTCGTCGTGACCGGATGCTGGTGTCGAAGGACGCCACGATCCGCGAGATCCACCACCGGGTGAAGAACAACCTGCAGACGATCTCGTCCCTCCTGCGCCTCCAGGTCAGGCGGTTGGCGTCGGCCGAGGCCAGGGCCGCGGTGGAGGAGTCGGTGCGGCGGATCCGGGCGATCGCCCTGGTGCACGAGACGCTCGCGCACGAGGCCGGCGACGATGTGGCCTTCCTCGAGATCGTCCGGCCGCTGGCCCGAATGGTCGAGGAGGGCCTGGCCTCACCGGAGCGCCCCGTGCGCATCCGCGTGGAGGGCGACGGCGGCAAGCTGCCGGCGGCGGTGGCCACCCCGCTGGCCGTCGTGATCACCGAGCTCCTGCAGAACACGGTGGAGCACGCCTACCCCGACGACGGCGACGGCTCGGGCGCACCCGCCGGCCGGGTGGTCGTCGAGCTGGCGAACGACGGCGCCCGGGTCACCGTCCGGGTGGTGGACGACGGCGCCGGGCTGCCGCCCGGGTTCACCCTCGACCGGGGCGCCGGTCTGGGGCTGACCATCGTGCGCACGCTCGTCGACAGCGAGCTGGGCGGGGAGATCGAGCTGCGACCGGGCCGCCCCACGGGGACCGTGGCGGAGGTGCGGGTGCCCCTGGGGGTGGTGTTGCCGGGAGCGGTCCCCTGA
- a CDS encoding ArsA family ATPase has protein sequence MARRRAAGAGAGAGAGAGAAGSLEQLLAAKEVVISCGSGGVGKTTAAAAMAAMAAVHLGGKVLVVTVDPARRLANALGLEAFGNVERQVPAEAFRAAGVEPRGELWAAMLDTKQSWDDLVGRHAPDAPTRDAILSNPLYQNITGRFVQSHDYIAMERLYEIHTSGTYDLVVVDTPPTRNALDFLEAPQRMADFFGSRLLRWLTVPYRSRVITFASRPFYTVADRILGSQFLEDIAEFFTLFQSMYAGFVTRAEAVSRVLADRRTTFVVVSTLEAAPLREAEFFMDALGERGLHLGGLVLNKVLPDLLLDAASTGVAQRLVADPAGVAAAVGAEAGPPDQVARVLAEVGESFLKFQVVAMREAEQRAELARQPDVVVSVPYFDHDIYDLAGLLELGGRLW, from the coding sequence ATGGCCCGCCGCCGGGCCGCCGGTGCGGGTGCCGGTGCCGGTGCCGGTGCCGGTGCCGCCGGGTCGCTCGAGCAGCTCCTCGCGGCCAAGGAGGTCGTGATCAGCTGCGGCTCCGGTGGGGTCGGCAAGACCACCGCGGCGGCGGCCATGGCGGCCATGGCGGCCGTGCACCTGGGCGGGAAGGTGCTGGTGGTCACCGTCGACCCGGCCCGGCGGCTGGCCAACGCCCTCGGGCTCGAGGCCTTCGGCAACGTGGAGAGGCAGGTGCCGGCCGAAGCCTTCCGGGCTGCGGGCGTGGAGCCGCGTGGTGAGCTGTGGGCGGCCATGCTCGACACCAAGCAGAGCTGGGACGACCTCGTCGGCCGGCACGCCCCCGACGCCCCCACCCGCGACGCGATCCTGTCCAACCCGCTGTACCAGAACATCACGGGCCGCTTCGTCCAGAGCCACGACTACATCGCGATGGAGCGGCTGTACGAGATCCACACGTCGGGCACCTACGACCTGGTCGTGGTCGACACCCCGCCCACCCGCAACGCCCTCGACTTCCTCGAGGCCCCGCAACGGATGGCCGACTTCTTCGGCAGCCGCCTGCTCCGCTGGCTCACCGTGCCCTACCGCTCGCGCGTGATCACGTTCGCCTCCAGGCCCTTCTACACCGTCGCCGACCGGATCCTCGGCTCGCAGTTCCTGGAGGACATCGCCGAGTTCTTCACCCTGTTCCAGTCGATGTACGCCGGGTTCGTGACCCGCGCCGAGGCCGTGAGCCGCGTGCTGGCCGATCGCCGGACCACGTTCGTGGTGGTGAGCACCCTGGAGGCCGCGCCGCTGCGAGAGGCCGAGTTCTTCATGGACGCGCTGGGCGAGCGGGGTCTGCACCTCGGCGGGCTCGTGCTGAACAAGGTGCTCCCCGACCTGCTCCTCGACGCGGCCTCGACCGGCGTGGCCCAGCGCCTGGTGGCCGACCCCGCCGGGGTGGCCGCCGCGGTCGGCGCCGAGGCCGGGCCGCCCGACCAGGTGGCGAGGGTGCTGGCCGAGGTGGGGGAGAGCTTCCTCAAGTTCCAGGTCGTCGCCATGCGGGAGGCCGAACAGCGCGCCGAGCTGGCCCGCCAGCCCGACGTGGTGGTGAGCGTCCCCTACTTCGACCACGACATCTACGACCTGGCCGGGCTGCTCGAGCTGGGCGGTCGCCTCTGGTGA
- a CDS encoding ArsA family ATPase yields the protein MTVDLLSRRLLFVTGKGGVGKTTVAAALGLLAAERGRRTLVCEVDAKGNLADFLEVGRLTFAPRAVQDGLLAMAMDTEQSLKEYLSLQLRIPLVARIGPLARTLDFVANAAPGVKEILTVGKLCWEVRERHYDLVVVDAPASGHIVGQLAAPQGINELVKVGMVRDQTRWMLDLLEDPATTGAVIVAAPEEMPVNETIELAGRIEQETTVDLAAIVVNRVLPELFGRAEEEVFERLRVAPAVDRLGLAVGGAVTPVLDAAELAVTLRRTRAGHLGRLREALDPALPLLYVPELFTRSHGVRATRQVAEALGEELGY from the coding sequence GTGACCGTCGACCTGCTCTCGCGCCGCCTGCTGTTCGTCACCGGCAAGGGCGGCGTCGGGAAGACGACCGTCGCGGCTGCCCTCGGTCTGCTGGCCGCCGAGCGTGGCCGGCGCACGCTGGTGTGCGAGGTCGACGCCAAGGGCAACCTCGCCGACTTCCTCGAGGTGGGCCGGCTGACCTTCGCCCCGCGGGCGGTGCAGGACGGGCTGCTGGCCATGGCGATGGACACCGAGCAGTCGCTCAAGGAGTACCTGAGCCTGCAGCTGCGGATCCCCCTCGTGGCCCGCATCGGCCCCCTCGCCCGGACCCTCGACTTCGTGGCCAACGCCGCCCCCGGCGTGAAGGAGATCCTCACCGTCGGGAAGCTGTGCTGGGAGGTGCGCGAGCGCCACTACGACCTGGTCGTGGTGGATGCTCCCGCCAGCGGCCACATCGTGGGCCAGCTCGCGGCCCCCCAGGGGATCAACGAGCTCGTGAAGGTGGGGATGGTGCGTGACCAGACACGCTGGATGCTCGACCTGCTCGAGGACCCGGCCACCACCGGCGCGGTGATCGTGGCCGCCCCCGAGGAGATGCCCGTCAACGAGACGATCGAGCTGGCCGGTCGGATCGAGCAGGAGACCACCGTCGATCTGGCCGCGATCGTGGTGAACCGGGTCCTGCCGGAGCTGTTCGGGCGGGCCGAGGAAGAGGTGTTCGAGCGCCTGCGTGTGGCGCCGGCGGTCGACCGTCTCGGCCTCGCCGTGGGCGGGGCGGTGACGCCGGTGCTCGACGCCGCCGAGCTGGCCGTCACCCTCCGGCGCACCCGCGCCGGCCACCTGGGCCGCCTCCGGGAGGCCCTCGATCCGGCGCTGCCCCTGTTGTACGTGCCCGAGCTGTTCACCCGCTCGCACGGCGTGCGCGCCACCCGGCAGGTGGCCGAGGCGCTGGGCGAGGAGCTGGGGTACTGA
- a CDS encoding DUF3107 domain-containing protein, whose protein sequence is MDVRIGVTHSPKEIALELPEDTDREQLRNHIAGALGDDDAVLWLTDRRGRQVGVPSSKVAYVEIGSPEDDRRIGFGAP, encoded by the coding sequence GTGGACGTCCGCATCGGGGTGACCCACTCGCCCAAGGAGATCGCCCTCGAGCTCCCCGAGGACACCGACCGGGAGCAGCTCCGCAACCACATCGCGGGGGCGCTCGGCGACGACGATGCCGTGCTGTGGCTCACCGACCGTCGCGGCCGGCAGGTGGGGGTGCCGTCGAGCAAGGTCGCCTACGTGGAGATCGGCTCGCCCGAGGACGACCGCCGCATCGGATTCGGCGCCCCGTGA
- a CDS encoding Mrp/NBP35 family ATP-binding protein, whose translation MSVTEAEVIEALRPVEDPELHRSIVDLGMVRQVRVEGDRVDVLVALTVAGCPLRAEISSRVTGAVQALPGVAGVGLDFTVMTDDERAALRQRLHGDPAATAGSQPSHGHAEGRAVPFAQPGSRTRCLLVASGKGGVGKSSVTVNLAVALAQRGHRVAVVDADVWGFSIPRMLGVDRQPVVIDSMLVPPERYGVSCISMGFFVREDQPVIWRGPMLHKALEQFLTDVYWDEPDFLVVDLPPGTGDISISLAQFLPRAEAYVVTTPQPAAQKVAQRAAFMFEKVHVEVKGVIENMSWFAGDDGTRYELFGAGGGRELAEQLEVPLLGQVPLVPALREGGDEGRPITAVDPGSEAAEAFRSVAERIDVELAPTRRHHPQLRIV comes from the coding sequence ATGTCCGTGACCGAAGCCGAGGTGATCGAGGCCCTCCGGCCCGTGGAGGACCCGGAGCTGCACCGCAGCATCGTCGACCTCGGGATGGTGCGGCAGGTCCGGGTCGAGGGCGATCGGGTCGACGTGCTCGTGGCGCTCACGGTGGCCGGCTGCCCCCTGCGCGCCGAGATCTCCAGCCGGGTGACCGGGGCCGTCCAGGCGCTCCCGGGGGTGGCCGGCGTGGGGCTCGACTTCACGGTGATGACCGACGACGAGCGGGCCGCCCTGCGCCAGCGCCTCCACGGCGACCCGGCCGCCACCGCCGGCTCGCAGCCGTCGCACGGCCACGCCGAGGGCCGCGCCGTCCCCTTCGCCCAGCCCGGCTCGCGCACCCGCTGCCTGCTCGTGGCCTCGGGCAAGGGCGGCGTGGGCAAGAGCTCGGTCACCGTCAACCTGGCCGTGGCGCTGGCCCAGCGGGGCCACCGGGTGGCCGTGGTGGACGCCGACGTGTGGGGGTTCTCGATCCCGCGCATGTTGGGCGTCGACCGCCAGCCGGTGGTGATCGACTCGATGCTGGTGCCGCCCGAGCGCTACGGGGTCTCGTGCATCTCGATGGGCTTCTTCGTGCGCGAGGACCAGCCGGTGATCTGGCGGGGGCCGATGCTGCACAAGGCCCTGGAGCAGTTCCTCACCGACGTCTACTGGGACGAGCCCGACTTCCTCGTCGTCGATCTGCCGCCGGGCACCGGCGACATCTCGATCTCGCTGGCCCAGTTCCTGCCCCGTGCCGAGGCCTACGTGGTGACCACGCCGCAGCCGGCCGCCCAGAAGGTGGCCCAGCGGGCGGCCTTCATGTTCGAGAAGGTGCACGTCGAGGTGAAGGGCGTCATCGAGAACATGAGCTGGTTCGCCGGCGACGACGGCACCCGCTACGAGCTGTTCGGCGCGGGCGGGGGCCGCGAGCTGGCCGAGCAGCTCGAGGTGCCGCTCCTCGGCCAGGTGCCGCTCGTGCCCGCCCTGCGCGAGGGGGGCGACGAGGGGCGCCCCATCACCGCCGTCGACCCGGGCAGCGAGGCCGCCGAGGCCTTCCGCTCGGTGGCCGAGCGCATCGACGTCGAGCTGGCCCCCACCCGCCGCCACCACCCGCAGCTGCGGATCGTCTGA